A window of the Chelonoidis abingdonii isolate Lonesome George chromosome 19, CheloAbing_2.0, whole genome shotgun sequence genome harbors these coding sequences:
- the IRX6 gene encoding iroquois-class homeodomain protein IRX-6: MSFSQFGYPYSTTSQFFVSASPSTTCCETASRSVPDVSSGSAQAATLCCPSYENRLLASTRTELNAALGMYSSPYSAAAASQGYANYLPYSTDPSTLYTTLNPQYEIKDGTSSLHSGFAQPAAFYPYDPSLGQYQYDRYGTVDFSGSARRKNATRETTSTLKTWLYEHRKNPYPTKGEKIMLAIITKMTLTQVSTWFANARRRLKKENKMTWSPKNKAGEERKDENKGEEDEYGTENEGKAGQKSFKEEKELRLSDLDDLDEDEEDKSAHPAASSASSALPEPENRDCSLTPPSNFHPLPCNKTMRGAGGDFLETVGQKTASVVGTVSPGQQYETTDKPRIWSLAHTAGANVIVGRTHSEPRTASPGCLLGRGRRSVSGHCPEAPPLASLRAPPVADSAFEELPQATKIFRNSSFNLQSIQLSCASYPVLEEPCQYSSGAEGFGRNVKPSQGAIDLSEGCVVQHKDKLRTAFRPVLKR, translated from the exons ATGTCCTTCTCTCAGTTTGGATATCCCTACAGCACCACTTCGCAG tTTTTTGTGTCTGCCAGCCCCAGTACGACTTGTTGTGAAACCGCCTCCAGATCCGTGCCGGATGTTTCCTCTGGATCTGCCCAAGCGGCTACTCTTTGCTGCCCCTCTTACGAAAACAGGCTGCTGGCCAGCACCCGGACGGAACTCAATGCAGCTCTGGGAATGTACAGCTCTCCCTATTCAGCAGCCGCAGCGAGCCAAGGTTATGCCAACTACCTTCCTTACAGCACAGACCCATCAACTCTTTACACCACACTG aACCCTCAGTATGAAATTAAGGATGGCACCAGCAGTTTGCACTCGGGATTCGCACAGCCTGCCGCTTTCTACCCCTACGATCCTTCCTTAGGGCAGTACCAGTACGACAG GTATGGGACAGTGGAtttcagtggctcagccaggCGCAAAAATGCAACTCGAGAGACAACCAGCACCCTTAAGACCTGGCTGTACGAACACAGAAAAAACCCTTATCCCACCAAAGGGGAGAAAATCATGCTGGCCATCATTACCAAAATGACTCTGACACAAGTGTCCACTTGGTTTGCTAACGCCAGACGGAGGctcaagaaggaaaacaaaatgaccTGGTCTCCCAAGAACAaagcaggagaagagagaaaagatgaaAACAAGGGGGAGGAAGATGAATATGGCACCGAAAATGAAGGCAAAG caggtcAGAAAAGCTTCAAGGAAGAAAAGGAATTGAGACTGAGCGACCTGGACGATTTAGACGAGGATGAAGAAGACAAGAGTGCACACCCGGCGGCTTCCAGTGCCAGCTCTGCTTTGCCCGAGCCTGAGAACAGGGACTGCAGCCTGACCCCACCCAGCAatttccaccctctcccctgtAACAAAACCATGCGGGGGGCCGGGGGAGACTTTTTAGAGACTGTGGGGCAAAAGACAGCCAGCGTGGTGGGCACCGTGAGTCCGGGGCAGCAATACGAAACCACAGACAAGCCCAGAATCTGGTCGTTAGCTCACACCGCAGGGGCCAATGTTATAGTTGGCCGCACACACTCCGAACCAAGGACAGCGAGCCCTGGCTGTTTGCTCGGCCGGGGAAGACGCTCTGTGTCTGGACACTGCCCCGAGGCGCCACCCCTGGCCAGCCTCAGAGCCCCGCCCGTTGCGGACAGTGCGTTCGAAGAACTGCCCCAGGCCACCAAGATTTTTAGAAACTCTTCTTTCAACCTGCAGTCTATCCAGCTAAGCTGTGCTTCCTATCCCGTCCTGGAGGAGCCATGCCAGTACTCTTCAGGAGCCGAAG GGTTTGGGAGAAATGTGAAACCCAGCCAAGGAGCCATAGATCTCAGTGAAGGTTGTGTAGTGCAGCATAAAGATAAGCTGAGAACAGCTTTTAGGCCAGTGCTGAAGAGGTGA